The following proteins are encoded in a genomic region of Clarias gariepinus isolate MV-2021 ecotype Netherlands chromosome 12, CGAR_prim_01v2, whole genome shotgun sequence:
- the nup50 gene encoding nuclear pore complex protein Nup50, translating into MAKRIAEKELTDRNWDQEDEGEEAGTFSTASEEVMKNRAIKKAKRRNLSSEGESGGAFKSFKGFALTPSAPVSGGSFSAFGNGDGFKPLSSLTNGSAASVTPTFGGFNSPSTAKANTGTSSSNGPASSSLDRGDIMANGSSPSLPVFSGGSSSSSSSKEYKRQLTALNCSVRDWITKHVNDNPLCDLNPIFRDYERHLSTIESKYGSGAAGEEQQPGKKTTTNTPSSSSSSNVTPAAPALFSFSKNKDSATPEKNSVPPGVTFNFGQKLDSSVLSSIKSAGASGFSFSSTTNSSTTASLFGAASTGSSAGTFSFTAAKTEAASNSQAADENGADEESEEPPVPVVREIKEKDAFYSKKCKLFYKKENEFKEKGVGTLHLKLVSEDKLQLLVRADTNLGNILLNIMVHSSMPCTRTGKNNVMVVCVPNPPVDDKNASTPVPMLIRVKTAEDADELHKLLQEKKA; encoded by the exons ATGGCAAAGCGGATTGCTGAGAAAGAGCTGACAGACAGGAACTGGGATCAGGAAGATGAAGGAGAAGAG GCAGGAACGTTTTCAACTGCAAGTGAGGAAGTGATGAAAAACCGAGCCATTAAGAAAGCAAAGCGTCGAAATCTTTCCTCAGAG GGAGAGAGTGGAGGagcttttaaaagctttaagGGTTTCGCTCTGACCCCATCAGCTCCAGTGTCTGGAGGATCGTTCTCTGCATTTGGGAATGGGGATGGATTTAAACCCCTGTCTTCACTGACCAACGGCAGTGCTGCATCTGTCACCCCAACTTTTGGTGGTTTCAACTCCCCTTCCACTGCCAAGGCAAACACTG GCACCTCATCATCCAATGGCCCAGCCTCCTCCTCCTTAGACAGAGGTGACATCATGGCCAACGGCTCCTCCCCCAGCCTGCCTGTGTTCTCTGgaggaagcagcagcagcagcagcagtaaggAGTACAAACGGCAGCTCACAGCCCTCAATTGCTCTGTGCGAGACTGGATCACCAAGCATGTGAATGACAACCCGCTGTGCGACCTCAACCCCATCTTTCGCGACTATGAGCGGCACCTGAGTACCATCGAGAGCAAGTACGGCAGTGGTGCAGCAGGGGAGGAGCAGCAGCCAGGGAAAAAGACCACCACAAACACACCATCGTCCTCCTCCAGCAGTAACGTTACACCGGCTGCTCCTGCTTTGTTCTCATTCAGTAAGAACAAGGACAGTGCTACTCCTGAGAAAAACTCTGTTCCTCCTGGCGTTACATTCAACTTTGGCCAGAAGCTGGACAGCTCCGTGCTGAGCTCAATCAAGTCTGCAGGAGCTTCCGGGTTTTCGTTTTCTAGCACCACCAACTCCTCCACCACCGCGTCTCTGTTTGGTGCAGCAAGCACAGGCTCTTCTGCAGGCACCTTCTCTTTTACTGCAGCCAAGACTGAGGCAGCCAGTAACAGCCAGGCAGCAG ATGAGAATGGAGCTGATGAAGAATCAGAAGAGCCTCCAGTGCCCGTAGTTAGAGAAATCAAGGAGAAGGATGCTTTCTACTCTAAAAA GTGCAAACTGTTCTATAAAAAGGAAAACGAGTTCAAGGAGAAAGGAGTTGGTACACTGCATTTGAAACTGGTCTCTGAGGACAAGCTGCAGCTCCTAGTGCGGGCAGACACAAACCTGG GTAACATTCTGTTAAATATCATGGTTCACTCTTCCATGCCATGCACACGGACAGGGAAAAACAACGTCATGGTGGTGTGTGTGCCAAATCCCCCTGTGGACGACAAGAACGCCAGCACCCCCGTACCAATGCTGATCCGCGTTAAAACAGCAGAGGACGCTGACGAACTGCACAAACTTCTGCAGGAGAAGAAAGCGTGA